One Frankia alni ACN14a DNA window includes the following coding sequences:
- a CDS encoding ABC transporter ATP-binding protein, which translates to MRRLGRQVLVYRRNVILAFGAALLGTLVTAAVPLVERQVIDNVVVTHRHSLTPYLVVLLAAGVAIFATAFVRRYVGGRLSLDVQYDLRDEVFSTIERLDGARQDQVQTGQVVSRAISDVGAIQGLLSYLPMVVGNLVLFIASLVAMAWLSPLLTLIALAMGPALFLLGLRARKTVFPATWAAQQQAGEVAGAVEEAVAGVRVVKGFGQEDRELGRLAGHARTLFALRMRAVRITSRFGAAMQAVPALGQVAVLALGGWLALTDRITLGTFLAFSTYLGALIGPTRTLAGLLTVGQQAKASTVRIFEIIDSHPAITDAPDATVLDTARGLIELDGVTFGYLPSRPVLRDISLRISPGETVALVGTSGSGKSTISQLLPRFYDPQGGTVRLDGHDVRTLTLASLRDQIGVVFEDSFLFSDTVRANISYGRPDATDDQIVAAARAAQADGFIRDLPNGYNTVVGEQGLTLSGGQRQRVALARALLTDPRVLLLDDATSAIDARIEAEIHATLREVMRGRTTLLIAHRRSTLHLADRIAVLDAGRIVDIGTEDELAVRSPLFRRLLAGPGDTLAEDAEDIEDIESGQKEQLVPPPGSVVTGAGGRPPSGGAFGAARSGPPSGAVPSGAVPSGSGLGGVPSGRGFGSVPGGRGFGGGRSGRVLSGGGAFGDVPATPELLARVDALPPARDDPQVDQAAAAAPDPDFTLRRLLSWVRVPLVVGLLLVALDAVAGLAVPALVRHAVDAGVSAQARGVLFATAGVALAVTLADWLVQIWQTRVTGRMGERLLYVLRVKTFAQLQRLGLDYYERELAGRIMTRMTTDVDALSTFLQTGLVTAIVSLLSFFGVLIALLLLDAQLALVVIAVLPVLIGVTVVFRRRSSVAYTESRERVSAVNASLQENLTGLRVAQAFGREQVNQERFRGLADSYRRSRMRAQRMIALYFPFVEFLSRVAGALVLGIGAHLAVHGSLSAGALLAFLLYVNLFFSPVQQLSQVFDGYQQAMVGLRRLSDLLRTPTSTPPDEHPRPVGRLSGEVVLDDVHFAYTIADGRAANAVDGVSLRIAPGETVAFVGETGAGKSTVVKLIARYYDVTGGAIRIDGVDVREFDLSAYRRRLGVVPQEPFVFSGSIRDAIAYARPDAADDEVRAAARAVGADTFIDALPDGYDHAVGERGRGLSAGQRQLLALARAELADPDILLFDEATAALDLATEAAVTAAAEAVTTRRTTIVIAHRLTTAARADRVVVMADGRVAEQGTHADLVHAGGPYSRLWAAFTADTEPADPEPPGDPEPPADPEPPGKAEAPGGAGPSGGDHQVGEAPEESGLADHSVMS; encoded by the coding sequence TTGCGGCGGCTGGGGCGGCAGGTCCTGGTCTACCGCCGCAACGTCATCCTCGCGTTCGGCGCGGCGCTGCTCGGCACGCTCGTCACCGCCGCCGTCCCGCTGGTCGAGCGGCAGGTCATCGACAACGTCGTCGTCACCCACCGGCACTCGCTGACCCCGTACCTGGTCGTCCTGCTCGCCGCGGGTGTGGCCATCTTCGCCACCGCGTTCGTGCGGCGGTATGTGGGCGGACGGCTGTCGCTGGACGTCCAGTACGACCTGCGTGACGAGGTCTTCAGCACCATCGAGCGGCTCGACGGGGCCCGGCAGGACCAGGTCCAGACCGGGCAGGTGGTCAGCCGGGCGATCTCGGACGTCGGCGCCATTCAGGGACTGCTGTCGTACCTGCCGATGGTCGTCGGCAACCTGGTGCTGTTCATCGCCTCCCTGGTGGCGATGGCGTGGCTGTCGCCGCTGTTGACCCTCATCGCCCTCGCCATGGGGCCGGCGCTGTTCCTGCTCGGCCTGCGGGCTCGCAAGACCGTGTTTCCCGCCACCTGGGCGGCCCAGCAGCAGGCCGGGGAGGTCGCGGGGGCCGTCGAGGAGGCGGTCGCCGGGGTTCGGGTGGTGAAGGGCTTCGGGCAGGAGGACCGGGAGCTCGGGCGGCTCGCCGGGCACGCCCGGACGCTGTTCGCGCTGCGGATGCGGGCCGTGAGGATCACCAGCCGGTTCGGCGCGGCGATGCAGGCGGTGCCGGCACTCGGGCAGGTCGCGGTGCTGGCGCTCGGCGGCTGGCTGGCGCTGACCGACCGGATCACCCTCGGCACCTTCCTCGCGTTCAGCACCTACCTCGGGGCGCTCATCGGCCCGACCCGTACCCTCGCCGGGTTGCTCACCGTCGGCCAGCAGGCCAAGGCCAGCACGGTGCGCATCTTCGAGATCATCGACTCCCATCCGGCGATCACCGACGCGCCGGACGCCACCGTCCTCGACACCGCCCGTGGGCTGATCGAGCTGGACGGGGTGACCTTCGGCTACCTCCCGTCGCGGCCGGTGCTGCGCGACATCAGCCTGCGCATCTCCCCGGGCGAGACGGTGGCCCTCGTCGGCACCTCCGGCTCCGGCAAGTCGACGATCTCCCAGCTCCTGCCCCGCTTCTACGACCCGCAGGGCGGCACGGTCCGCCTCGACGGCCACGACGTCCGCACGCTGACGCTGGCCTCGCTGCGTGACCAGATCGGGGTGGTGTTCGAGGACAGCTTCCTGTTCTCCGACACGGTCCGGGCGAACATCTCCTACGGCCGACCCGACGCCACCGACGACCAGATCGTCGCCGCGGCCCGGGCCGCGCAGGCCGACGGCTTCATCCGCGACCTGCCGAACGGCTACAACACCGTCGTCGGCGAGCAGGGCCTGACCCTCTCCGGGGGCCAGCGCCAGCGGGTCGCGCTCGCCCGCGCGCTGCTGACCGACCCGCGGGTGCTGCTCCTCGACGACGCCACCTCCGCGATCGACGCGCGGATCGAGGCCGAGATCCACGCCACGCTGCGTGAGGTCATGCGGGGACGCACCACGCTGCTCATCGCGCACCGCCGCTCCACCCTGCACCTCGCCGACCGGATCGCCGTGCTCGACGCCGGCCGGATCGTCGACATCGGCACCGAGGACGAGCTGGCCGTCCGCAGCCCCCTGTTCCGCCGCCTGCTCGCCGGCCCCGGCGACACCCTCGCCGAGGACGCCGAGGACATCGAGGACATCGAGTCCGGCCAGAAGGAGCAGCTCGTCCCGCCGCCCGGCTCGGTGGTGACAGGAGCGGGGGGCAGGCCACCGTCCGGCGGGGCGTTCGGCGCGGCGCGGTCGGGGCCTCCGTCCGGCGCCGTGCCGTCCGGCGCCGTGCCGTCGGGCTCGGGGCTCGGGGGGGTGCCGTCGGGGCGTGGGTTCGGTTCCGTTCCGGGGGGACGGGGGTTCGGCGGGGGACGATCGGGACGGGTGCTCAGCGGCGGCGGGGCGTTCGGGGACGTGCCGGCGACGCCGGAGCTGCTCGCCCGGGTCGACGCCCTGCCGCCGGCCCGCGACGACCCGCAGGTCGACCAGGCCGCCGCCGCGGCGCCCGACCCGGATTTCACGCTGCGCCGGCTGCTGTCCTGGGTACGCGTCCCGCTCGTGGTGGGACTGCTGCTGGTCGCCCTCGACGCCGTCGCCGGCCTCGCCGTGCCGGCGCTGGTGCGCCACGCGGTCGACGCGGGCGTGAGCGCGCAGGCGCGTGGCGTGCTGTTCGCCACCGCGGGCGTCGCGCTCGCCGTCACCCTCGCCGACTGGCTCGTCCAGATCTGGCAGACCCGGGTCACCGGACGGATGGGCGAGCGGCTGCTCTACGTGCTGCGGGTCAAGACGTTCGCCCAGTTGCAGCGGCTCGGGCTCGACTACTACGAGCGCGAGCTCGCCGGGCGGATCATGACCCGGATGACGACCGACGTCGACGCCCTGTCGACGTTCCTTCAGACCGGCCTGGTCACCGCGATCGTCAGCCTGCTGTCCTTCTTCGGCGTGCTGATCGCGCTGCTGCTGCTCGACGCCCAGCTCGCCCTCGTGGTCATCGCGGTGCTGCCGGTGCTGATCGGGGTGACGGTGGTGTTCCGGCGCCGCTCGTCGGTCGCCTACACCGAGTCCCGGGAGCGGGTCAGCGCGGTCAACGCCTCCCTGCAGGAGAACCTGACGGGGCTGCGCGTCGCGCAGGCGTTCGGGCGGGAGCAGGTCAACCAGGAGCGGTTCCGCGGGCTCGCCGACTCCTATCGGCGTTCCCGGATGCGGGCACAACGGATGATCGCGCTCTACTTCCCCTTCGTGGAGTTCCTCTCCCGTGTCGCGGGTGCCCTCGTGCTGGGCATCGGCGCGCATCTCGCCGTGCACGGATCGCTCTCGGCGGGTGCATTGCTCGCCTTCCTGCTGTACGTCAACCTGTTCTTCTCGCCGGTGCAGCAGCTTTCCCAGGTGTTCGACGGTTACCAGCAGGCGATGGTCGGCCTGCGCCGGCTGTCCGACCTGCTGCGCACCCCGACGTCGACGCCGCCGGACGAGCACCCCCGCCCGGTCGGCCGCCTGTCCGGCGAGGTGGTGCTGGACGACGTGCACTTCGCCTACACCATCGCCGACGGCAGGGCGGCCAACGCCGTCGACGGGGTGAGCCTGCGCATCGCCCCCGGTGAGACGGTCGCGTTCGTCGGCGAGACGGGCGCGGGCAAGTCCACGGTGGTCAAGCTCATCGCCCGGTACTACGACGTCACCGGCGGGGCGATCCGGATCGACGGCGTCGACGTGCGCGAGTTCGACCTGTCGGCGTATCGCCGCCGGCTCGGCGTCGTCCCGCAGGAGCCGTTCGTGTTCTCCGGCTCGATCCGCGACGCCATCGCCTACGCCCGGCCCGACGCCGCCGACGACGAGGTGCGCGCCGCGGCCCGCGCGGTCGGCGCCGACACGTTCATCGACGCCCTGCCCGACGGCTACGACCATGCCGTCGGCGAGCGGGGCCGCGGCCTGTCCGCCGGGCAGCGCCAGCTGCTGGCGCTCGCCCGAGCCGAGCTCGCCGACCCCGACATCCTGCTGTTCGACGAGGCGACCGCCGCCCTGGACCTCGCCACCGAGGCCGCGGTCACCGCCGCCGCCGAGGCGGTCACCACCCGGCGGACCACGATCGTCATCGCCCACCGGCTCACCACCGCCGCCCGCGCCGACCGGGTGGTGGTGATGGCCGACGGCCGCGTCGCCGAGCAGGGGACGCATGCCGATCTCGTCCACGCCGGCGGCCCGTACTCCCGCCTGTGGGCGGCCTTCACGGCCGACACCGAACCCGCCGACCCTGAGCCACCGGGCGACCCTGAGCCACCCGCCGACCCTGAGCCACCGGGCAAGGCTGAGGCGCCAGGCGGCGCTGGGCCCTCCGGGGGCGACCACCAGGTCGGCGAAGCGCCGGAGGAGTCCGGGCTGGCGGACCATTCCGTGATGTCATGA
- a CDS encoding DUF459 domain-containing protein yields MRIGRLGPIGWLFVVAVVLVAGTVAVNRTSHDHPRVAMWGDSLAWEAGASFSRTVRADGHSQVLVRTWGGTAPCDWLTDIRDQSRRWRPTVAALAFSGNQGTACMRGRDLVTAYREDVTQAVEVLTGRGTEVVLVDAPPRRDQPVDAAGLTPLDRVWRQIAATHQRTRVAPAGRAITADGRYAATLPCAVGETCGPGGMVTVRSPDGTHFCPLVQPPMTACPVPSPGAVRYGTAIAREALSQPDDTGDGGDSDPGDSPDRGGTVSPGTGSGDGQRVAGPPGGRSPRT; encoded by the coding sequence GTGCGGATCGGACGGCTGGGCCCGATCGGCTGGTTGTTCGTCGTCGCGGTCGTGCTCGTGGCGGGAACGGTGGCCGTCAACCGCACGTCCCACGACCACCCGCGGGTGGCGATGTGGGGTGACTCGTTGGCCTGGGAGGCGGGTGCGTCGTTCAGCCGGACGGTGCGCGCCGATGGGCACAGCCAGGTCCTGGTGCGCACCTGGGGCGGCACCGCGCCCTGCGACTGGCTGACCGACATCCGCGACCAGTCCCGACGATGGCGGCCGACCGTGGCCGCGCTGGCCTTCTCCGGTAACCAGGGCACGGCGTGCATGCGGGGACGGGACCTGGTGACCGCCTACCGGGAGGACGTCACGCAGGCGGTCGAGGTGTTGACCGGCCGGGGCACCGAGGTCGTCCTCGTCGACGCCCCGCCCCGGCGCGACCAGCCGGTCGACGCCGCCGGGCTCACCCCGCTGGACCGGGTGTGGCGGCAGATCGCCGCGACCCACCAGCGCACCCGCGTCGCCCCCGCCGGCCGGGCGATCACCGCTGACGGGCGCTATGCCGCGACGCTGCCCTGCGCCGTCGGGGAAACCTGCGGCCCCGGTGGGATGGTCACGGTGCGCAGCCCGGACGGCACCCACTTCTGCCCGCTGGTCCAACCGCCGATGACCGCCTGCCCGGTGCCCTCCCCCGGCGCGGTCCGCTACGGCACCGCGATCGCCCGGGAGGCCCTCAGCCAGCCCGACGACACCGGTGACGGCGGTGACTCCGACCCCGGCGACAGTCCCGACCGAGGCGGCACCGTGAGCCCCGGCACCGGCTCCGGCGACGGGCAGCGAGTGGCCGGCCCGCCAGGCGGCCGCTCACCACGGACCTAG
- a CDS encoding phospholipase D family protein produces the protein MAQAGDASAVGASDAVTGDAVTGEMTTGEVTTGEVTTGDPVASEVTVPGDGRATAADVLPVPAAPPVPRTPPSQPTPAAPPAREPDGGTAAAGPDGAAVLAVWFLTAAERGNPSTDLDRRHPDGRPWTAGNLVVPLVHGRDYFTRLLAVVEGLGDGDLLLFTDWRGDLDQRLDGAGSEVGEVLGRAARRGVAVRGLMWRSHLELLSFSSKPNRLLAEKLTSSGARVVLDQRVRRGGSHHQKLVVARPAGDPAAGVAFAGGIDLCYNRRDDAAHAGDPQSQPMAAPYGDAPPWHDIQVEVRGPAVGDLEHTFRERWDDPSSLDNPNPLRRLFYRIRPVATRTDELPAQQPDPPAAGPHNVQVLRTYPRKLHPAYPFARAGERSIARAYQKVLRRARRLIYLEDQYMWSAEVARLFADALRRSPELHLIIVVPRHPTQGGRFSLPPNLVGREQALELCRAAGGDRVGVYDVENHAGTPVYVHAKAVTVDDVWASVGSDNLNRRSWTHDSELAVATIDDTLDPREPRDPAGLGDGARVFARDLRLGLWREHLDWEGPDDELLDPATGFAAFRARAEDLAAWHDGGRVGDRPPGRVRPHRPARLSRLRRAWSAPVYRSIYDPDGRPHRLRAAGEW, from the coding sequence ATGGCACAGGCGGGAGATGCGTCGGCGGTGGGGGCGAGTGACGCGGTGACGGGTGACGCGGTGACGGGCGAGATGACGACCGGCGAGGTTACGACGGGCGAGGTGACGACGGGTGACCCGGTGGCGAGTGAGGTGACGGTGCCGGGCGATGGGAGGGCCACGGCTGCGGACGTGTTACCGGTTCCGGCCGCCCCGCCGGTACCGCGGACCCCGCCGTCGCAGCCGACGCCGGCTGCCCCACCCGCCCGCGAGCCGGACGGTGGGACGGCCGCCGCCGGTCCGGACGGCGCGGCGGTGCTCGCCGTCTGGTTCCTGACGGCCGCCGAGCGTGGAAACCCGAGCACCGACCTCGACCGGCGCCATCCCGACGGCCGACCGTGGACCGCCGGCAACCTCGTCGTGCCCCTCGTGCACGGCCGGGACTACTTCACCCGCCTGCTGGCGGTCGTCGAGGGACTCGGTGACGGCGACCTGCTGCTGTTCACCGACTGGCGCGGGGATCTCGACCAGCGCCTGGACGGCGCCGGCTCCGAGGTCGGCGAGGTGCTGGGCCGGGCGGCCCGGCGCGGCGTGGCGGTCCGCGGCCTGATGTGGCGGTCCCATCTGGAGCTGCTGTCGTTCAGCTCGAAACCGAACCGGCTGCTCGCCGAGAAGCTCACGAGTTCCGGGGCACGGGTCGTGCTGGATCAGCGGGTGCGCCGCGGCGGCTCCCACCACCAGAAGCTGGTGGTCGCGCGCCCCGCGGGCGACCCGGCGGCCGGCGTGGCCTTCGCCGGTGGGATCGACCTGTGCTACAACCGGCGCGACGACGCGGCCCACGCGGGCGATCCGCAGAGCCAGCCGATGGCCGCTCCCTACGGTGACGCCCCGCCCTGGCACGACATCCAGGTGGAGGTGCGCGGCCCGGCCGTCGGCGATCTGGAGCACACCTTCCGCGAGCGATGGGACGACCCGTCGAGCCTGGACAACCCGAACCCGTTGCGGCGGCTGTTCTACCGGATCCGCCCGGTGGCGACCCGGACCGACGAGCTGCCCGCCCAGCAGCCCGATCCGCCGGCGGCCGGCCCGCACAACGTCCAGGTCCTGCGGACCTACCCCCGCAAGCTGCACCCGGCGTACCCGTTCGCCCGCGCGGGCGAACGCTCGATCGCCCGCGCCTACCAGAAGGTGCTCCGCCGCGCCCGTCGGTTGATCTATCTGGAGGACCAGTACATGTGGTCCGCAGAGGTGGCCCGCCTGTTCGCCGACGCGCTGCGCCGCTCCCCGGAGCTGCACCTGATCATCGTGGTGCCGCGCCATCCGACCCAGGGCGGGCGGTTCTCGCTGCCGCCGAACCTGGTCGGCCGCGAGCAGGCGCTGGAGCTGTGCCGGGCGGCCGGCGGCGACCGGGTCGGCGTCTACGACGTCGAGAACCACGCCGGAACCCCCGTGTACGTGCATGCCAAGGCGGTGACGGTCGACGACGTGTGGGCGTCGGTGGGGTCGGACAACCTCAACCGCCGATCGTGGACGCACGACAGCGAACTGGCCGTCGCGACGATCGACGACACGCTGGATCCACGCGAGCCGCGTGATCCGGCCGGGCTGGGCGACGGCGCCCGGGTGTTTGCCCGCGACCTGCGGCTGGGGCTGTGGCGCGAGCATCTCGACTGGGAGGGCCCGGACGACGAGCTGCTCGACCCGGCGACGGGCTTCGCGGCGTTCCGCGCCCGCGCCGAGGACCTGGCCGCCTGGCACGACGGCGGACGGGTCGGGGACCGGCCGCCGGGGCGCGTCCGCCCGCACCGCCCGGCCCGGCTGAGCCGGTTGCGTCGGGCCTGGTCGGCACCGGTTTACCGCTCGATCTACGATCCCGACGGTCGGCCGCACCGGCTGCGCGCCGCCGGCGAGTGGTGA
- a CDS encoding TerD family protein: MTLAPALQKGANIPVPAGVLRVAVGWTPGRVVDVSAVLVTEEERVRSDGDFVFFNAPSHSSGAVALTAAGPGTAGLVVTLPRVEPAVSRIVIAGSVDVGNFAELADLTVELTDRAGRPVGRFVAEPDEPVNALVLGELYRRAGGWRFRAVAQGWNSGLAGLARGFGIAVRADDRAADDRADDPVDDPDGDAPTATYPTSTYPTSDDVTSDDVTGDEPIGEESTGAEPTRVLPEVADALAADESEAGAEDGGGAEDGGGAEDGGGAEDGGGAEDGGAEAAGGTEEDGGGGEERIRADWYPDPVRPDLMRWWDGERWQGPPTPILTESDASCGRCGARKRWRLLGGPPACEECAQAIRAYLWDWRARVVSSLTRDDPTGADLEPLWADLRYQRIPESAGWEIVQAVGPAHLERLAAFAFADGVIEPAEVDRIEAAAARLHLAGPDLDALRQRLARGLELARIGAGELPRLPAGSLHLDLDEIVHLDVSATLVQQAAAGPRHAPGRLLATNRKLRFLGETGRGAELGLPKIVEVEARGGCVDIAATTTRGSGSYLVDDPQYVAAVLAGILRVARRQVIAPGSRASRAIPQAVKAEVWRRDGGVCVECGGGEHLEFDHVIPFSRGGASSVNNLQLLCRRCNRSKGARI, encoded by the coding sequence ATGACCCTGGCCCCGGCCCTGCAGAAGGGCGCCAACATCCCCGTTCCCGCCGGGGTTCTGCGCGTCGCGGTCGGCTGGACGCCAGGCCGGGTGGTGGACGTCAGCGCCGTCCTCGTCACCGAGGAGGAGCGGGTTCGTTCCGACGGCGACTTCGTGTTCTTCAACGCGCCGAGCCACTCCTCGGGTGCGGTCGCCCTGACGGCCGCGGGCCCCGGGACGGCCGGCCTCGTGGTGACGCTGCCCCGGGTGGAGCCGGCGGTGAGCCGGATCGTGATCGCCGGGTCCGTCGACGTGGGAAACTTCGCCGAGCTGGCCGACCTCACCGTCGAGCTGACCGACCGGGCGGGCCGGCCGGTGGGCCGGTTCGTTGCGGAACCCGACGAGCCGGTCAACGCGCTGGTGCTCGGGGAGCTCTACCGCCGGGCGGGCGGCTGGCGGTTCCGCGCCGTCGCCCAGGGCTGGAACAGCGGCCTCGCCGGCCTGGCTCGCGGTTTCGGCATCGCCGTCCGCGCCGACGACCGCGCCGCCGACGACCGCGCCGATGACCCCGTCGACGACCCCGACGGCGACGCCCCGACCGCCACCTACCCGACGAGCACCTACCCGACCAGCGACGACGTCACCAGCGACGATGTCACCGGCGACGAGCCGATCGGTGAAGAGTCGACCGGCGCGGAGCCCACGCGGGTGCTTCCCGAGGTCGCGGACGCCCTCGCAGCCGACGAGTCCGAGGCCGGCGCGGAGGACGGCGGCGGCGCCGAGGACGGCGGCGGCGCCGAGGACGGCGGCGGCGCGGAGGACGGCGGCGGCGCGGAGGACGGCGGCGCAGAGGCAGCAGGCGGGACCGAGGAAGATGGCGGTGGCGGGGAGGAGCGGATTCGGGCGGACTGGTACCCCGATCCGGTGCGCCCGGACCTCATGCGCTGGTGGGACGGGGAGCGTTGGCAGGGTCCGCCCACGCCGATCCTCACGGAGTCGGACGCGAGCTGCGGTCGGTGCGGCGCTCGCAAACGGTGGCGGTTACTCGGCGGGCCGCCGGCCTGCGAGGAGTGCGCGCAGGCGATCCGGGCGTACCTGTGGGACTGGCGGGCCCGCGTGGTGTCGTCGCTGACGCGCGACGACCCGACCGGGGCCGACCTCGAACCGCTGTGGGCCGACCTGCGCTACCAGCGGATCCCGGAGTCGGCGGGCTGGGAGATCGTCCAGGCGGTCGGGCCGGCGCACCTGGAGCGGCTGGCGGCGTTCGCGTTCGCCGACGGGGTGATCGAGCCGGCCGAGGTCGACCGCATCGAGGCGGCGGCCGCGCGGCTGCACCTGGCCGGCCCGGATCTCGACGCGCTGCGCCAGCGCCTCGCCCGTGGCCTGGAGTTGGCCCGGATCGGCGCCGGTGAGCTGCCCCGGCTGCCCGCGGGTTCCCTGCACCTCGACCTCGACGAGATCGTGCACCTCGACGTGTCGGCCACCCTGGTCCAGCAGGCCGCGGCCGGTCCCCGCCACGCCCCGGGTCGGCTACTCGCCACCAACCGCAAGCTGCGCTTCCTCGGCGAGACCGGGCGGGGCGCCGAGCTCGGCCTGCCGAAGATCGTCGAGGTGGAGGCACGGGGCGGATGCGTCGACATCGCCGCCACCACCACCCGTGGCTCGGGCAGCTACCTCGTGGACGACCCGCAGTACGTCGCCGCGGTGCTGGCCGGGATCCTGCGGGTCGCCCGGCGGCAGGTCATCGCGCCGGGCAGCCGGGCCAGCCGGGCGATCCCGCAGGCGGTGAAGGCGGAGGTGTGGCGGCGCGACGGCGGGGTGTGCGTCGAGTGCGGGGGCGGCGAGCACCTGGAGTTCGACCACGTGATCCCGTTCAGCCGCGGCGGCGCGTCCAGCGTCAACAACCTGCAGCTGCTGTGCCGGCGGTGCAACCGCTCCAAGGGTGCCCGGATCTGA
- a CDS encoding polysaccharide deacetylase family protein, translated as MTRSVTTRGSTVGRRAARTAVALSATAGLTYGLPSLATLRRLRLRVTPALAGVGAGDHVALTFDDGPDPASTPQFLDVLAELDVRSTFFVLGSLLERSPSLAREMVAAGHELAVHGWDHRPMLLRGPRSTRDQLVRTRDLVAEVTGRTPRFVRPPHGILSAGLLVAARDLELTPVLWSAWGRDWTAEATPRSVLDTLAPDLRGGATVLLHDCDCTSAPGAWRSALGALPELAARCDDAGLRLGPLAEHGLRGR; from the coding sequence ATGACGCGGTCCGTCACGACGCGCGGGTCCACCGTGGGACGCCGCGCCGCCCGCACGGCGGTGGCGCTGAGTGCCACGGCAGGTCTCACCTACGGCCTGCCCTCGCTGGCGACGCTGCGCCGGCTGAGGCTGCGGGTCACCCCGGCGCTCGCCGGGGTCGGCGCCGGCGACCACGTCGCGCTCACCTTCGACGACGGGCCCGACCCCGCCTCGACCCCGCAGTTCCTCGACGTGCTCGCCGAGCTCGACGTCCGCTCGACGTTCTTCGTCCTCGGCAGCCTGCTGGAGCGCTCGCCGAGCCTGGCCCGGGAGATGGTCGCCGCCGGTCACGAGCTCGCCGTGCACGGCTGGGACCACCGCCCGATGCTGCTGCGCGGCCCGCGGTCGACCCGCGACCAGCTCGTGCGCACCCGCGACCTGGTCGCCGAGGTCACCGGGCGCACCCCGCGCTTCGTCCGGCCGCCGCACGGCATCCTCTCCGCCGGACTGCTCGTCGCCGCCCGTGACCTGGAACTGACGCCGGTGCTGTGGTCGGCGTGGGGCCGGGACTGGACGGCGGAGGCGACCCCGCGCAGCGTCCTGGACACCCTCGCGCCCGACCTGCGCGGCGGGGCCACCGTGCTGCTGCACGACTGCGACTGCACCTCGGCGCCCGGCGCCTGGCGCAGCGCGCTCGGCGCCCTGCCGGAGCTCGCCGCCCGCTGCGACGACGCCGGCCTGCGCCTGGGCCCCCTCGCCGAGCACGGCCTGCGCGGCCGCTGA
- a CDS encoding isocitrate lyase/PEP mutase family protein, with protein sequence MTATAAAGRTERFRELHRPGVPLVMPNAWDAGTARVLAAVGCLAVGTTSSGFAGTLGRLDRSVTREEALGHAAALVAAVEVPVSADLESGYGAEPAEVAATVRAAVATGLAGCSIEDFTGDPQAPIHDVGLATARITAAVEAAAGRLVLTARAENHLHGRDDLADTIDRLQRYQQAGADVLYAPGLRRAADVRSLLAELERPVNVLLVPGGPGVAELAELGVARISTGGALAFAALGALGRSVRELLDGAAPSFWPDAGAGRDIVRAW encoded by the coding sequence GTGACGGCCACGGCCGCAGCTGGACGGACCGAGCGGTTTCGGGAGCTGCACCGGCCCGGGGTGCCGCTGGTCATGCCGAACGCGTGGGACGCGGGGACGGCGCGGGTGCTCGCCGCGGTCGGCTGCCTGGCGGTGGGGACGACGAGCAGCGGGTTCGCTGGCACGCTCGGCCGGCTCGACCGGTCGGTGACCCGCGAGGAGGCGCTCGGGCATGCCGCCGCGCTCGTCGCCGCCGTGGAGGTGCCGGTCTCCGCCGACCTGGAGAGCGGCTACGGCGCCGAGCCGGCCGAGGTCGCGGCGACGGTGCGGGCCGCGGTGGCCACGGGGCTCGCCGGGTGCTCGATCGAGGACTTCACCGGCGACCCGCAGGCCCCGATCCACGACGTCGGCCTGGCCACCGCGCGGATCACCGCCGCGGTCGAGGCGGCGGCCGGGCGGCTCGTCCTCACCGCCCGCGCCGAGAACCACCTCCACGGCCGGGACGACCTCGCCGACACGATCGACCGGTTGCAGCGCTACCAGCAGGCCGGCGCGGACGTCCTCTACGCCCCGGGGCTGCGCCGCGCGGCGGACGTCCGCAGCCTGCTGGCGGAGCTGGAGCGCCCGGTCAACGTCCTGCTGGTGCCGGGCGGACCGGGCGTGGCGGAGCTGGCCGAGCTCGGCGTCGCGCGGATCTCGACCGGTGGCGCGCTCGCCTTCGCCGCGTTGGGCGCGCTCGGCCGGTCGGTCCGGGAGCTGCTCGACGGGGCGGCCCCGTCGTTCTGGCCGGACGCCGGGGCCGGGCGCGACATCGTCCGCGCCTGGTAA